From a region of the Janthinobacterium sp. 61 genome:
- a CDS encoding Spy/CpxP family protein refolding chaperone, with the protein MKHLSIAVSLLLLSACSMPLLALAQQEPAPDGTPPRAMPGPPPGFGHGPGHGPGGPGAQGLPPFLHGIDLSEAQQDKVFAATYAQAPLLREQEKIAFKAHAQLRELAGSSAYDDAKASALASTAAQALAQISLLHARLEQQLLAVLTPEQRKQAQQRRDSRPGPHRPQ; encoded by the coding sequence ATGAAACACCTGAGTATCGCCGTATCCCTGTTGCTGCTGTCCGCCTGCAGCATGCCGCTGCTCGCACTGGCCCAGCAGGAGCCTGCGCCGGACGGCACGCCGCCGCGCGCCATGCCGGGGCCGCCACCCGGCTTTGGCCATGGCCCCGGTCACGGTCCGGGCGGCCCCGGCGCGCAAGGCTTGCCGCCGTTTCTGCACGGCATCGATCTGAGCGAAGCGCAGCAGGACAAGGTTTTCGCCGCCACCTACGCCCAGGCGCCCTTGCTGCGCGAACAGGAAAAAATCGCCTTCAAGGCGCATGCGCAGTTGCGCGAGCTGGCAGGATCCAGCGCCTATGACGATGCGAAGGCCAGCGCACTGGCGAGTACGGCGGCGCAAGCCCTGGCGCAGATCAGCTTGCTGCATGCGCGGCTGGAGCAGCAATTGCTGGCCGTGCTGACGCCGGAGCAACGCAAGCAGGCGCAGCAGCGGCGCGACAGCCGCCCCGGCCCGCACCGTCCCCAGTAA
- a CDS encoding response regulator transcription factor, with amino-acid sequence MSKVLLIDDDVELVGMFQEYLTQEGFDARAVHDGESGAAEALTGLYAIAVLDVMMPRMNGLETLRRIRGGSNLPILMLTARGDDTDRIVGLELGADDYVTKPCTPRELTARIRAILRRSQAAPHDSSGLAPLTVGQLTMWPEQRRIAWAGTHLELTSTEFNLLEVLVRHAGKPVSKNQLSELGLGRPMARFDRNIDVHLSSLRRKLGSLADGRSCLQTVYRLGYQLIKE; translated from the coding sequence ATGAGCAAGGTTTTGTTAATCGATGACGACGTGGAACTGGTTGGCATGTTTCAGGAATACCTGACGCAGGAAGGTTTTGACGCCCGCGCCGTGCATGACGGCGAAAGCGGCGCGGCCGAGGCACTGACAGGCCTGTACGCCATCGCCGTGCTCGACGTCATGATGCCGCGCATGAATGGCCTGGAAACCCTGCGCCGCATTCGTGGCGGCAGCAACCTGCCCATCCTGATGCTGACGGCACGCGGCGACGACACGGACCGCATCGTGGGCCTGGAGCTGGGTGCCGACGATTACGTGACCAAGCCGTGCACACCGCGCGAGCTGACGGCGCGCATCCGCGCCATCCTGCGCCGTTCGCAAGCGGCGCCGCACGATAGCTCGGGCCTGGCGCCGCTGACCGTGGGGCAACTGACGATGTGGCCGGAACAGCGCCGCATCGCCTGGGCCGGCACGCACCTGGAACTGACAAGCACTGAATTCAACCTGCTGGAAGTGCTGGTGCGCCATGCGGGCAAGCCCGTGAGCAAGAATCAGTTGTCCGAACTGGGCCTGGGCCGCCCCATGGCGCGCTTCGACCGCAATATCGACGTGCACTTGAGCAGCCTGCGCCGCAAGCTGGGCAGCCTGGCCGATGGCCGTTCCTGCCTGCAGACCGTGTACCGTCTCGGCTACCAGCTGATCAAGGAATAA
- a CDS encoding ATP-binding protein, with product MGRLFWKFFLCIMLAQVTATIGIGGTFWLKNRAAQQERALDIDTSPPAQMAIEAASATLEAGGSKALQQFLGKMERMRVFAVDEKGQELMGRKVHPAILGKARALLAQGSPHAVVREVIGSDGVRYLLFLPSSVRFRTAEAGAARDTLNAVTLSGPRGMGAPRSEASGMPPPHADYQRGGPREMGGMGGMPPGPRMDNPYRTFIPLAAAIAASLLFSFLLAWYFARPIRDLRQAFEAASHGDLAPRFHASGKRGDELTDLGRDFDRMTGRLRNLMESQTRLLHDVSHELRSPLARLQAAIGLAHQQPDKMDASMQRIERESERMDKLIGELLTLSRLEAGAGSPLSEDVGIADLLHDIMEDARYEAKARQVEIALAGDAAIADAAVTGRPELLARAVENVVRNAVKHSPDGGTVEVNLSRQHDWLRIAVLDRGPGVAGADLASIFQPFFRASNTQHSTDGHGLGLAIAQHVISAHGGRIGASLRSGGGLCVEMLLPTKTPG from the coding sequence GTGGGCCGTCTGTTCTGGAAGTTTTTTCTGTGCATCATGCTGGCGCAAGTCACGGCCACCATCGGTATCGGCGGCACTTTCTGGCTGAAAAACCGGGCGGCGCAACAGGAGCGGGCCCTCGACATCGATACCAGCCCGCCCGCACAGATGGCCATCGAAGCGGCCAGCGCCACCCTGGAAGCGGGCGGCAGCAAAGCCTTGCAGCAGTTTCTCGGCAAGATGGAACGCATGCGCGTATTTGCCGTCGATGAAAAAGGACAAGAACTGATGGGCCGCAAGGTCCATCCGGCCATACTCGGCAAGGCGCGCGCGCTGCTGGCGCAAGGCTCGCCCCATGCCGTGGTGCGCGAGGTCATCGGCAGCGACGGCGTGCGTTACCTGCTGTTCCTGCCCTCGTCCGTCCGCTTTCGCACTGCCGAGGCGGGCGCCGCGCGCGACACGCTCAACGCCGTCACCCTGAGCGGCCCGCGCGGCATGGGCGCCCCCCGTTCCGAAGCGTCCGGCATGCCGCCGCCGCACGCCGACTACCAGCGCGGAGGTCCGCGCGAGATGGGTGGCATGGGCGGCATGCCGCCGGGACCGCGCATGGACAACCCCTACCGCACCTTCATTCCCCTGGCCGCCGCCATCGCCGCCAGCCTGCTGTTCTCTTTCTTGCTGGCCTGGTATTTTGCGCGTCCCATCCGCGACCTGCGACAAGCGTTCGAGGCCGCCTCGCACGGCGACCTGGCGCCCCGCTTTCACGCCAGCGGCAAGCGCGGCGATGAATTGACGGACCTGGGCCGCGATTTCGACCGCATGACGGGTCGTTTGCGCAATCTCATGGAGAGCCAGACGCGTTTGCTGCATGACGTGTCGCACGAACTGCGCTCGCCGCTGGCACGCTTGCAAGCGGCCATCGGCCTGGCGCACCAGCAGCCGGACAAGATGGACGCCTCGATGCAGCGCATCGAACGCGAAAGCGAACGCATGGATAAGCTGATCGGCGAGCTGCTGACCCTGTCGCGGCTGGAAGCTGGCGCTGGCTCACCGCTCAGCGAAGACGTCGGCATCGCCGACCTGTTGCACGACATTATGGAAGACGCCCGCTACGAAGCGAAGGCGCGCCAGGTGGAGATAGCCCTCGCGGGCGACGCGGCCATCGCCGACGCCGCTGTCACGGGCCGGCCGGAGCTGCTGGCGCGCGCCGTGGAAAACGTGGTGCGCAATGCCGTCAAGCACAGTCCCGATGGCGGTACGGTGGAAGTGAATTTGTCGCGCCAGCATGATTGGCTGCGCATCGCCGTGCTGGACCGGGGACCCGGCGTCGCAGGTGCCGACCTGGCCAGCATTTTCCAGCCGTTCTTCCGCGCCAGCAATACCCAGCACAGTACGGACGGCCATGGCCTGGGCCTGGCCATCGCCCAGCACGTCATCAGCGCCCATGGCGGGCGCATCGGGGCCAGCTTGCGTAGCGGTGGCGGGCTGTGTGTGGAAATGTTGCTGCCCACCAAAACGCCAGGCTGA
- a CDS encoding FlxA-like family protein, producing MVAAIGSGSAVSAASSASSGSSSQIAALQKQITAAQKQLTESQKGAQTDASQKLQQQLAQQIQALQAQIAQLQAAAAQEAAQQAPQTTSSADTATSPAKSSSSTLGSIIDTQA from the coding sequence ATGGTAGCGGCAATCGGTTCAGGCAGCGCGGTCAGTGCGGCAAGTAGCGCCAGCTCGGGCAGCAGTTCGCAGATCGCGGCGCTGCAAAAGCAGATCACGGCGGCGCAAAAGCAGTTGACGGAATCGCAGAAGGGCGCGCAGACGGACGCGTCGCAAAAGCTGCAGCAGCAGTTGGCGCAACAAATCCAGGCCTTGCAGGCGCAAATTGCCCAGTTACAGGCGGCAGCGGCGCAAGAGGCGGCGCAGCAAGCTCCTCAGACGACCAGCAGCGCCGATACGGCGACGAGTCCGGCCAAATCAAGCTCGTCGACCCTGGGCAGCATCATCGATACCCAGGCGTAA